Within the Criblamydia sequanensis CRIB-18 genome, the region GCAGCACAATATTTTCTAAAGCAGTTAAATGAGGAAATAAGTTCCAGGATTGAAAAACAATCCCGAGCTTTCTTCTATAAGCCAAAAGCTCTTTTCTTTTGTAAACAATCGGGACATCATCAATCAAAATTTGGCCGCTATCAGGGTATTGAAGGCCTGAAATTAAACGAAGAAGCGTGGATTTACCGCTCCCGGATGGCCCGATAAGAACAAGGGTTTTACATTCCGGGATCAAAAGATTGAGAGGCCCTATGGCTTTTTGCGACCCAAAGAATTTTCTAAGCTGATTCAATTCAAGTTTCATATTGGAACTTTTTCTCTAAACGCTTGCTCCATAGGGAGATTGGCAAAGTTAAAATTAAATAGGCGAGTCCTAAGGGCAGAAAGATTTCAAGCGTGCTATAAGTCGCGCTATTAATTTGCTCCGCACTATGAGTGAGTTCATTAATTCCGATAACAGAAAGAAGGGAGGAGTCTTTGATAATAGATGCAAATTGGCCGGTAAGAGGCGGGATAACTTGTCTGATGGCTTGAGGGATAATAACAAAGCGGTAAGTTTGAAAAGGCGATAGACCGATGGCCATCGCGGATTCTTTTTGAGTTTTGCTAACCGCCTCAAGACCGCCCCTTATCATTTCTGCTATGTAAGCCCCATGGAAGATCGATAGGATGAAGACGCCTGCAATAAACCTATTTTCCAAACCTATTTGATGGGCAACGACATAGTAAAAAAATAAAATTTGAACAAGAAGCGGGGTCCCTCGAATAATTTCGATATAGGTTTGAGCCATCCCGACAAAAAAAGGCATCTTCGATCTGACAGCCAAGGCTGTTAAAAAACCTAATAAAAGACTTAACACCAGTCCGCCAAAAGAAATGGCTATTGTGATGAACCACCCCTTAATAAAAAGCTTTCTATAATTCCAAACGCTCTCCCACCCTTCGCTATTCCCAATGAAGGCAAAAAGTGCAAAAAGGATTAGAAGCGCAAAAAAAATTTGTAAAAGTGTTTTAAAAAGAGCCATAAATTAAAATATAAAGGGTATTTTTAATTTTTGAAAAGCTGCTTTTTGTTCTCTGAGATAACTATCTGCCAATCGATCAAACCCCCCGTCGCTTGTAAAATCTTTAATGAACTGATTTACTTTATTTAAAAGAGCCTCATTTCCTTTTTTAATTCCTATAGCCCAGCTCTCTTCATAAAATGGCTTTAAATTAGCTCTTAAAGTCATTGGATTTTTTTGCCAGTTAGTATAAACAGAAAGTTGATCGTAGATAAAAGCGTCCGCTTTTCCTTGAATGACCTCGAGAACACAAAGGGACTCCTTATCTAAAACTCGAATCGTGGCTTGGTTTAAATTCTTGAGGGCATATAACTCTCCCGTTGTGGCGGATTTAACTACCAAGACTTTTCCTTTAACATTCGCATCTTCTATATTTTCTACTGTGGATTTAGCATTGATAAGAAGAGAAAGGCCTGTTTTAGCGTACGGGATTGAAAAATCAATCGCTTTCTCTCTTTCTTTGTTAACAGTTAGAGAAGAAAGGATAAGATCAATCTTACCGGATTTTAAGGCTGGGATTAAGCCGACAAATGAAATATTTTCAATTTGAACCGGTCTATTCAAATACTCTCCAAGCTTTTTC harbors:
- a CDS encoding transporter substrate-binding domain-containing protein, which translates into the protein MKFFLIVFLLFISRAGSQEILKVGMELSYPPFEMICQDGEPCGVSVALAKKLGEYLNRPVQIENISFVGLIPALKSGKIDLILSSLTVNKEREKAIDFSIPYAKTGLSLLINAKSTVENIEDANVKGKVLVVKSATTGELYALKNLNQATIRVLDKESLCVLEVIQGKADAFIYDQLSVYTNWQKNPMTLRANLKPFYEESWAIGIKKGNEALLNKVNQFIKDFTSDGGFDRLADSYLREQKAAFQKLKIPFIF
- a CDS encoding amino acid ABC transporter permease, giving the protein MALFKTLLQIFFALLILFALFAFIGNSEGWESVWNYRKLFIKGWFITIAISFGGLVLSLLLGFLTALAVRSKMPFFVGMAQTYIEIIRGTPLLVQILFFYYVVAHQIGLENRFIAGVFILSIFHGAYIAEMIRGGLEAVSKTQKESAMAIGLSPFQTYRFVIIPQAIRQVIPPLTGQFASIIKDSSLLSVIGINELTHSAEQINSATYSTLEIFLPLGLAYLILTLPISLWSKRLEKKFQYET